Genomic segment of Pseudomonadota bacterium:
TCCACCCGGCTCTGCGCCACGAGCAGCGCCATCACGAAGGCGAGGACGGTGGCGACCGGATTTCTCGTGACGACGAGAATGGCCGTGCTGGCGGCAAATGCGATGGCTGCGTGACCGCTGATCATGCCGCCCCGGGTGAACTGACCCCGCTGCCCCAGCGCCTTGCCGATCATGACGACGATGAGCGCCAGGGCGAGCAGCACCACCAGACCGTGTGTGTGATTCTCGGCGATGCGTTGATAGAGGTTCCTGGCGCCCGCGCCCCACAGCATCGCCTTGACGGGCTCCCAGAAGACGATGCAACCCACGGCAACCGCGTTCACGCTCGCCAGAAGAACAGCGCCCGCAGACACATCCTTGGCCACACGCGCCAGCGGGTGATGCGACAGGGTCTGCATGTTGACGATGGTCTCGAGGGCCGTGTTGAACAGCTCAGCCATCAGCACCAGGGTGATGGCGATGAAGATGGCGAGCAGCTGCGCCGGTTCGAGGTCGAGCACGAGGCACAGCACCAGCACGGCCATCGAGATCGCGAAGTGGACCTTGAGATGTGGCTCCGTGCGAAAGGCGTAGACGAGACCGTCAACCGCGTTGTTCAGGCTCTCGCTGAAGCGGCGCCTCATGCAGGCCCGCCATCCCACATCACGGGCCGACGCCGAAGGCGCTGCAACGTTCGGGATTCGCGCGCGCGCATGTCTGCCTCCTCTACACGATCGACATGATCGTACCCCAGGAGGTGCAGCACGCCGTGTGCCATCAGATGGGCCATCACGTCATCGAGAGAGACCCCTCGCTCCACGGCTTCCCGGCGGGCGGTATCGAGCGAGATCACGACATCGCCGAGGGTCAGCAGTTCAGCGCCACTCGCAACCGCACGCGCCACCTCTTCTCTTGGCGCGTCATGAAGGGGAAAGCTGAGC
This window contains:
- a CDS encoding diacylglycerol kinase, coding for MRRRFSESLNNAVDGLVYAFRTEPHLKVHFAISMAVLVLCLVLDLEPAQLLAIFIAITLVLMAELFNTALETIVNMQTLSHHPLARVAKDVSAGAVLLASVNAVAVGCIVFWEPVKAMLWGAGARNLYQRIAENHTHGLVVLLALALIVVMIGKALGQRGQFTRGGMISGHAAIAFAASTAILVVTRNPVATVLAFVMALLVAQSRVEANIHRWVEVLTGALVGVAASLLVFTLFHGLRTQGP
- the ybeY gene encoding rRNA maturation RNase YbeY, which translates into the protein MVRRRVPTTDVTRGLLQGVARATLSDEGVAACEVSVLLTDDDEIRTLNQTWRGVDKPTDVLSFPLHDAPREEVARAVASGAELLTLGDVVISLDTARREAVERGVSLDDVMAHLMAHGVLHLLGYDHVDRVEEADMRARESRTLQRLRRRPVMWDGGPA